A genomic region of Pelodiscus sinensis isolate JC-2024 chromosome 17, ASM4963464v1, whole genome shotgun sequence contains the following coding sequences:
- the SMIM32 gene encoding small integral membrane protein 32 → MYSELLNSTSATEAHLIQTNTPYLNSTQRPVSSSAFYMSTARVLKEGEINKPDLVTHVVLFFFLLLTVTVIVLFINCQLKHSFFATLPYDRSLREARSTWRTQAV, encoded by the coding sequence ATGTATAGTGAATTGTTAAATTCAACCAGTGCCACGGAAGCTCACCTTATTCAGACCAACACACCCTACCTGAACAGCACACAGAGACCAGTAAGCTCCTCTGCTTTTTATATGTCAACAGCCAGGGTGTTAAAAGAAGGGGAAATAAATAAGCCAGATCTGGTGACCCACGTTGTTCTGTTTTTCTTCCTGCTCTTGACTGTGACCGTAATTGTGCTCTTTATTAACTGTCAGTTGAAACATTCTTTTTTTGCTACTCTGCCTTATGACAGATCACTCAGAGAAGCAAGGAGTACATGGAGGACACAAGCGGTCTAA